A region of Lycium barbarum isolate Lr01 chromosome 3, ASM1917538v2, whole genome shotgun sequence DNA encodes the following proteins:
- the LOC132633916 gene encoding uncharacterized protein LOC132633916: MDKYEDPKRVYTPKDIASDMRKQHGLTMTYMQAYRAKEKALNKLRGDPTESYNKLPSYFYILEKTYSGSVVSLEKTAEDRFLYAFVALELCIRGWEYCRPIVVVDGTHLKSTYEGTMLIASTLDPGGSILPLAYAIVDSENDASWTWFFERFRIAFGERENMCIVSDRHDSIWKAYALVYPGLTRYACIWHLWNNLLKKCRGNKEQVRKLYFALAKAYTLQEFSELMGRLDIIDKKLGVYLFDSGYHKWSRVHATVKRTWTLTSNIAESINNSIAKAREFPVCKLMDYMRQLIETWNEKHSEEGRNAFTDLTNEYNEAYEDNKELSHRMTVRASTEFLHTVTDGMKRFSVCLRSKICSCGRFQLDEIPCGHALAAIMYRHQHGEDYCSAYYSNKNFKDKYAIPVEPLPCESTWEIPFDVLEQIVLLPDSKRPPGRPSLKRMKPFYEVKFKRAKMTCSKCGIEGHNKKTCSNLPK, encoded by the exons ATGGATAAGTATGAAGATCCAAAAAGAGTATACACACCAAAGGATATAGCATCAGATATGAGGAAACAACATGGTTTAACAATGACTTACATGCAAGCTTATAGAGCCAAGGAAAAGGCATTAAACAAGTTGCGAGGGGATCCAACTGAATCATACAATAAGTTACCCAGCTACTTTTACATCCTGGAAAAGACATATTCGGGGTCAGTTGTTAGTTTGGAAAAAACAGCGGAAGACCGTTTCTTGTATGCATTTGTAGCATTGGAACTTTGTATTAGGGGATGGGAGTATTGTAGGCCTATAGTAGTTGTTGATGGCACCCATCTAAAATCAACTTACGAAGGAACTATGCTAATAGCAAGCACACTAGATCCAGGag GTAGTATACTGCCATTGGCATATGCAATAGTTGATTCGGAGAATGATGCATCTTGGACATGGTTCTTTGAGAGATTTAGGATAGCTTTTGGTGAAAGGGAGAATATGTGCATTGTATCAGATAGACATGATAGTATATGGAAAGCTTATGCATTAGTATATCCCGGGCTGACTCGTTATGCATGTATTTGGCATTTGTGGAATAATTTACTTAAGAAATGCAGGGGAAATAAAGAACAGGTCAGGAAACTATACTTTGCATTAGCTAAAGCATACACTCTTCAAGAATTTAGTGAACTCATGGGAAGGCTGGACATAATAGATAAGAAGTTGGGTGTATACTTATTTGATAGTGGGTATCATAAATGGTCTCGGGTACATGCAACAGTGAAGAGGACATGGACGTTGACTTCTAACATTGCTGAATCTATAAACAACAGTATTGCCAAAGCTAGAGAATTTCCAGTCTGTAAGTTAATGGATTACATGAGACAATTGATTGAAACTTGGAATGAAAAACACAGTGAAGAAGGGAGAAATGCATTCACTGATCTTACTAATGAGTACAATGAAGCTTATGAGGATAACAAGGAATTATCACACCGCATGACT GTAAGGGCTTCCACTGAATTCCTACATACAGTGACAGATGGTATGAAGAGATTTAGTGTGTGTCTTCGAAGTAAGATTTGTAGTTGTGGAAGGTTTCAACTTGATGAGATACCATGTGGACATGCTTTGGCTGCTATAATGTACAGGCACCAACATGGAGAGGACTACTGCTCTGCCTATTACAGCAATAAAAATTTCAAAGATAAATATGCCATACCAGTGGAACCTCTTCCATGCGAGAGTACATGGGAGATACCATTTGATGTGTTGGAACAAATTGTTTTACTACCAGATTCTAAAAGACCTCCAGGGAGGCCATCGTTGAAGAGAATGAAACCATTTTATGAGGTGAAATTTAAGAGGGCAAAGATGACATGTAGCAAGTGTGGCATAGAGGGGCACAACAAGAAGACATGTAGCAATTTGCCCAAATGA
- the LOC132633634 gene encoding purple acid phosphatase 22-like, with translation MAKFSTFLLFFFFFFFFFFFFFLFLNSLPYFHASPEYSRPRARPTIFTGLTRSKSEPEQVHISLVEKDHMRVTWITSNKHAKSMVEYGTSPGNYDKSSVTGERTSYRYFFYKSGEIHHVTIGPLSPNLTYYYRCGGSGPEFSFKTPPSTFPIEFAVVGDLGQTEWTASTLEHVGAKDYDVLLLPGDLSYADTQQPLWDSFGRLVEPYASKRPWMVTHGNHEIEIFPIIHRFGFKAYNARWLMPYQQSGSTSNLYYSFDVAGCHVVMLGSYADFDVQSDQYAWLKADLVKVDRVVTPWIFTLIHAPWYNSNLAHKGEGESMRKSMEELLYKARVDVVIAGHVHAYERFTRVYDNKADPCGPIYVTIGDGGNREGLATLFEKPSPSISMFREASFGHGRLKIHNETRAHWSWHRNNETNTSMADELWLQSFSSSKSCLPETKFQEMKTHQKDEL, from the exons ATGGCAAAATTCTCCAcatttctcctcttcttcttcttcttcttcttcttcttcttcttcttcttccttttccttAACTCTCTCCCATATTTCCATGCATCACCGGAATATTCCCGTCCTCGTGCCCGTCCCACCATCTTCACCGGTCTTACCCGGTCCAAATCCGAGCCCGAACAG GTACATATTTCTTTGGTAGAGAAAGATCACATGAGAGTAACATGGATAACATCTAATAAACATGCAAAATCCATGGTGGAATACGGCACATCGCCGGGAAATTATGATAAGTCGTCGGTGACCGGAGAACGTACGTCGTACCGTTACTTTTTCTACAAATCCGGCGAGATTCATCATGTTACAATTGGCCCATTGAGCCCAAATTTAACGTATTACTACAGATGTGGTGGAAGTGGACCAGAGTTTAGCTTTAAAACGCCACCTTCAACTTTTCCCATTGAGTTTGCGGTTGTAG GGGACTTGGGTCAAACAGAATGGACAGCCTCAACTTTAGAACATGTAGGTGCAAAAGACTATGATGTACTTTTGTTGCCTGGAGATTTATCCTATGCTGATACTCAACAGCCACTTTGGGACTCATTTGGTAGATTAGTTGAACCTTATGCAAGCAAGAGGCCTTGGATGGTGACACATGGCAATCACGAAATCGAAATTTTCCCTATAATTCATCGGTTTGGTTTCAAAGCTTACAACGCTAGATGGTTAATGCCTTACCAACAAAGTGGTTCCACGTCAAACCTATACTATTCTTTCGACGTGGCGGGGTGCCACGTTGTCATGTTGGGCTCGTACGCGGATTTTGATGTCCAATCGGATCAATACGCGTGGCTAAAAGCTGACCTGGTGAAAGTCGATAGGGTAGTGACACCGTGGATTTTCACGCTCATCCACGCCCCATGGTACAACTCTAATTTAGCTCATAAAGGGGAAGGTGAAAGTATGAGGAAATCAATGGAAGAATTGTTGTACAAAGCTCGAGTAGATGTTGTCATTGCAGGACACGTTCATGCTTATGAACGATTT ACAAGAGTTTACGATAACAAGGCAGATCCATGTGGTCCAATTTACGTGACAATTGGAGATGGAGGAAACAGGGAAGGGCTTGCTACGCT CTTTGAAAAACCTAGCCCATCAATCTCAATGTTTAGAGAGGCAAGCTTTGGACATGGTAGATTGAAGATACACAATGAGACACGTGCACATTGGTCATGGCACAGGAACAATGAAACTAACACATCTATGGCTGATGAATTATGGCTTCAAAGTTTTTCTTCCTCTAAATCATGTTTGCCAGAGACTAAATTTCAAGAAATGAAGACTCATCAAAAGGATGAACTCTAG